The following proteins are co-located in the Chloroflexota bacterium genome:
- a CDS encoding MmgE/PrpD family protein: MSKTITEKLTDFALNLNFADLPLSVVRKAKECLLDLLGCAIGGTGTEAGQHILSLVAEEDCSGSASVIGAQGRNSCLNAALANGVLGHSLQFDDGSRVAQGHPGTVVIPAILAAGETAEIDGKGLLVSLVVGYEAFIRIGEAINPSHIKRGFHTTGTVGTVAAALAASKAFGLSREQTLDALGLAGSIAGGLMEYAVTGSMSTYLIAGNAARNGVLAALLGKRGFTGPVSIIEGEKGFFRAMSDGQDTEKATLQLGQRFRIEEVYFKPYPSCRHTHAAIEAAIELVKRYGIDFRQVERVVVDTYSLALDECNLPEPTTIAGADSSLQFCVATAIRYGRFTLAERSLENLWDPATRALAQIVALKKNPALDALVPQKRPAMVTIVTKDGASYTYKQDHAKGEPERAMSMEELLGKFTACTSEILSVEKRKKILDLIAILETLDSLEPLMAELRFRSQTHL, encoded by the coding sequence TTGTCGAAGACCATCACAGAGAAGCTGACTGATTTTGCCCTGAACTTGAACTTTGCTGATCTTCCCCTCAGCGTTGTCCGGAAGGCCAAAGAGTGCCTGCTTGACCTTCTCGGCTGTGCTATAGGTGGAACCGGGACAGAGGCGGGGCAACATATCCTGTCTCTAGTAGCAGAGGAGGACTGTTCTGGTAGTGCCAGTGTCATCGGGGCTCAAGGCCGGAACAGCTGCTTGAATGCCGCTCTAGCTAATGGCGTGTTAGGCCACAGCCTTCAGTTTGACGATGGTAGCCGAGTAGCCCAGGGACATCCAGGGACGGTGGTAATTCCAGCCATTCTTGCGGCCGGAGAGACGGCAGAAATCGATGGAAAAGGGTTATTGGTCTCCTTGGTGGTGGGCTATGAGGCGTTTATCCGCATCGGCGAGGCGATAAATCCTTCTCATATCAAAAGAGGTTTTCACACTACCGGAACTGTTGGCACCGTGGCCGCGGCCCTCGCTGCGAGCAAGGCATTCGGTCTATCAAGGGAGCAAACATTGGACGCCTTAGGCCTGGCTGGCTCCATCGCCGGGGGATTGATGGAATACGCAGTAACAGGAAGTATGAGTACCTATCTGATCGCGGGTAATGCAGCCAGGAATGGGGTATTAGCGGCACTGCTGGGAAAGAGGGGTTTCACTGGACCGGTGAGCATAATAGAAGGAGAGAAAGGCTTTTTCCGGGCGATGTCAGATGGACAGGATACAGAGAAGGCGACGCTGCAGTTGGGTCAAAGATTCCGTATCGAAGAGGTCTATTTTAAACCCTATCCTAGTTGCCGCCATACCCATGCGGCCATCGAGGCGGCCATTGAATTAGTGAAGCGATATGGGATAGATTTCAGGCAGGTGGAAAGGGTCGTCGTTGATACCTATTCACTAGCCCTCGACGAGTGTAACCTGCCGGAGCCAACGACTATCGCTGGGGCAGATAGCAGTCTGCAGTTCTGTGTAGCCACAGCTATAAGATACGGTCGATTCACCCTGGCTGAGCGATCCCTGGAAAATCTTTGGGATCCGGCAACACGGGCACTCGCCCAGATAGTGGCACTTAAGAAGAACCCTGCTCTGGATGCTTTGGTTCCCCAAAAACGCCCGGCGATGGTCACCATAGTCACCAAAGATGGGGCGAGCTATACCTATAAGCAGGATCACGCTAAAGGGGAACCGGAAAGGGCTATGTCTATGGAAGAGCTCTTGGGTAAATTCACAGCCTGTACCTCGGAGATTTTAAGTGTAGAAAAGAGGAAGAAGATCTTAGATCTCATAGCCATCTTGGAGACATTAGATAGCTTAGAACCGCTTATGGCTGAACTACGGTTTCGATCGCAAACACATCTTTAG
- a CDS encoding MmgE/PrpD family protein, with translation MEYTLKLVEFCADLRYGDIPADVLRKTKLCILDNLGTILAASNTVDGQRIAEFVNEMGDRPESTILGFGFKTSSRSAAFANASLSEILELQDGWRYGNDHPCVVIPAALAVAEQRNVNGRDLLTSIVVGYEATNRIAAVMHPTHLAKGFLPTGTAGTCGSALAVGKLLNFDRELMLNALGIAAFLLPISTAENLWGGYTIKPAHSGQAARMGIESAMLAERGFTACPLEGPPGRDHGFPNLTSDNPKFDRLVEGLGERYTVKDVYFKVYPACRHAHGAAEATLQAVASTKIAVEEIKEVIVETYSLAAKLLGDRRTTTSSTPVACQFSIPYVTSVAIIDRAVTPGQFSSSRIRDSAVHSLAAKVRVSENEELTNIYPDKTATIVRIRLIDGRGVISRVDLPKGDPRNPVTEEELLGKFKDLTSEILSQRRATEVISAILALEDMRNISELMDLLPSYGEVRS, from the coding sequence ATGGAATATACCTTGAAGTTGGTCGAGTTCTGTGCCGATCTGCGATACGGAGATATCCCCGCTGATGTTTTGCGAAAGACAAAGCTTTGTATCCTTGATAATCTGGGAACGATCCTCGCCGCCTCGAACACAGTTGATGGCCAAAGAATAGCTGAGTTCGTGAACGAGATGGGGGACCGACCGGAATCCACCATTCTCGGTTTTGGTTTTAAGACCTCCTCACGGAGTGCTGCCTTTGCCAATGCTAGTCTGTCGGAGATACTGGAGCTTCAGGATGGTTGGAGATATGGCAATGACCATCCCTGTGTCGTCATACCAGCTGCGCTAGCTGTGGCTGAACAGAGGAATGTCAATGGAAGAGATTTATTGACTTCGATAGTAGTGGGCTACGAGGCGACCAACCGAATTGCCGCGGTTATGCACCCCACTCATTTGGCCAAAGGTTTTCTGCCCACTGGTACAGCAGGAACATGTGGCTCGGCTCTGGCCGTAGGTAAGCTTCTGAATTTCGATCGAGAGTTGATGCTTAACGCCTTGGGTATCGCTGCCTTTCTCCTGCCGATCTCCACGGCCGAAAATCTGTGGGGAGGATATACCATCAAACCGGCCCATTCCGGACAGGCGGCGCGAATGGGTATTGAGTCGGCTATGTTAGCTGAGCGGGGTTTTACTGCTTGTCCACTAGAGGGCCCCCCCGGGAGAGACCACGGCTTCCCTAATCTCACCAGCGACAACCCCAAGTTTGATCGTCTGGTGGAGGGCTTAGGAGAGAGATACACTGTAAAGGACGTCTACTTTAAGGTCTATCCAGCCTGCCGGCATGCTCACGGGGCAGCTGAGGCAACCTTGCAAGCTGTGGCAAGTACCAAGATAGCAGTCGAGGAGATCAAAGAGGTAATAGTCGAGACCTATAGCCTGGCCGCCAAATTGCTGGGGGATAGGCGCACGACTACCTCTAGCACCCCTGTAGCCTGCCAGTTTAGTATCCCCTATGTAACGTCGGTGGCCATCATAGATAGGGCCGTCACCCCTGGCCAGTTTTCGAGCTCGCGGATAAGAGATTCAGCAGTGCACTCCTTGGCGGCAAAAGTCAGGGTTAGCGAAAACGAAGAACTAACTAATATCTATCCGGATAAAACGGCTACTATAGTTCGGATCAGGTTGATTGACGGACGAGGGGTCATCAGCCGAGTGGATCTTCCTAAGGGTGATCCGCGAAATCCGGTCACGGAGGAGGAGCTCCTAGGTAAATTCAAGGATCTAACCTCTGAGATACTCAGCCAGAGGCGTGCTACGGAGGTCATTTCGGCCATTCTTGCTCTCGAGGATATGAGGAATATCTCAGAGCTTATGGATTTGTTGCCATCTTATGGCGAGGTGAGGAGCTAG
- a CDS encoding Xaa-Pro peptidase family protein, producing the protein MLLNKRRTYEIMEEQHLEALIATTPENVYYTSQSWSPTHWSLRHDVQVYVVLFKDEAIAPVLIMPLGNVGLAIDALAEGYELIPYGTFHIVTTGTKLEGWSERIRKIIEDPCQPDPIDTLVKVLNERGLVRGTIGIDERNLTDDHLNRLRNSLDKVELKPAYALLKRIRQVKTDEEIKRIRRSIGVIEAAVAHSLAAARVGVTEAQLARELEKAVVAGGARPLFTVIAGGQNSAYPASHPSDRKLEKGDILRFDVGCRYEHYCSDIARTAILGEPAEKQRSYYMAILEGEQRALRELAPGVPVKHIFEVAVKAVRQAGIPHYKRNHCGHGIGLDLYETLLVAPNDATVLEEGMVVNIETPYYELGFGGLQVEDTALITADGYTCLTTIERDLRSVPV; encoded by the coding sequence TTGTTGCTTAATAAAAGGCGTACTTATGAAATCATGGAAGAACAGCACCTTGAGGCGCTGATCGCCACCACTCCGGAGAATGTATATTACACCAGTCAATCCTGGAGCCCCACCCATTGGTCGCTAAGGCATGATGTTCAGGTATACGTGGTGTTATTCAAGGACGAGGCTATAGCGCCTGTTTTAATTATGCCCTTAGGCAATGTCGGACTGGCCATCGACGCTCTTGCGGAAGGCTATGAGCTGATTCCCTATGGGACGTTTCACATAGTAACAACGGGCACAAAGCTAGAGGGATGGAGCGAAAGGATAAGAAAGATAATAGAAGATCCTTGCCAGCCGGATCCTATAGACACCCTAGTTAAGGTTCTAAACGAGAGGGGGTTAGTGAGGGGAACGATTGGTATCGATGAGCGAAACTTGACTGATGATCATCTGAACCGACTCAGGAACTCTCTGGATAAAGTCGAACTGAAGCCTGCTTATGCCTTACTGAAACGCATTCGGCAGGTAAAAACTGATGAGGAAATAAAGAGGATCAGAAGATCTATTGGCGTGATAGAGGCAGCTGTAGCGCACTCCCTGGCTGCTGCCCGTGTGGGTGTGACAGAGGCGCAACTGGCTAGAGAGTTAGAGAAAGCTGTAGTGGCGGGTGGGGCTCGACCATTATTCACTGTTATAGCCGGGGGACAGAATAGTGCCTATCCTGCGAGTCATCCGAGCGATAGGAAGTTAGAAAAGGGGGATATTTTGCGCTTCGATGTAGGTTGCAGGTATGAACATTATTGTTCGGATATAGCCAGGACGGCTATCCTGGGTGAACCAGCCGAGAAGCAAAGAAGTTATTATATGGCTATTCTGGAGGGTGAACAAAGGGCGCTGCGTGAGCTAGCCCCTGGCGTTCCCGTTAAGCACATATTCGAGGTGGCCGTTAAGGCTGTACGCCAGGCAGGCATCCCCCACTATAAACGCAATCACTGTGGGCACGGGATAGGGCTGGATCTGTATGAGACCTTATTGGTAGCACCAAATGATGCTACCGTACTTGAAGAGGGCATGGTGGTCAACATCGAGACTCCTTATTATGAGCTGGGCTTCGGGGGACTACAGGTAGAAGATACGGCCCTCATTACTGCGGACGGCTACACGTGCCTCACGACTATAGAAAGAGACCTCCGGTCTGTTCCAGTTTAG
- a CDS encoding Xaa-Pro peptidase family protein: MRERNDLPFSMDEYRARLARVRQRLVEEELDVMIVNTQENIYYLTGYTTTGYWTYQALLLPQDGEPMMVVRHFEAPNVEAYSWLDGYVSYHDNEDPIQVLKTTLAKAKLQDKRIGVEKDCQFVTIRHFERLLAALPEAKIKDCSGLIEGSRLVKSEREIEYIRKAAEIASISMAAAIQAVREGTTENDLAIEAYRASIGNGSEYIANPFFVAAGTRSGFAHATWSGGRIQKGDVVYFELAGCVQRYHAALMRTVVVGQPSEIIDKAAQAAINAVNGAIRTMRPGIMAGEVDQAAREVVSAAGLAECFRHRTGYSIGIAYPPGWTEGHIMDLKPGDPRMLQAGMVFHLPLVLLVPSVGGIGFSETVLVTKDGCEVLTKADRSLLVR; this comes from the coding sequence GTGAGGGAGCGCAATGACTTGCCATTTTCTATGGACGAATATAGGGCTAGACTGGCGAGGGTAAGACAACGATTAGTTGAAGAAGAGCTTGACGTTATGATCGTGAATACTCAGGAGAACATTTATTACTTAACTGGATACACGACTACCGGTTACTGGACTTACCAGGCCTTGCTCCTTCCCCAGGATGGCGAACCGATGATGGTTGTACGTCATTTCGAAGCACCTAATGTTGAGGCTTACTCCTGGCTTGATGGCTATGTAAGTTATCATGATAACGAAGACCCTATCCAAGTTTTAAAGACGACTTTGGCAAAAGCGAAGTTGCAGGACAAACGTATCGGGGTAGAGAAGGACTGTCAGTTTGTAACTATCAGGCACTTTGAGAGGCTGCTGGCTGCCCTACCTGAGGCAAAAATAAAAGACTGCTCTGGGCTCATTGAGGGTAGCAGGTTAGTGAAATCGGAGAGGGAGATTGAATATATCAGGAAGGCTGCTGAGATCGCCAGTATCAGCATGGCAGCAGCAATACAAGCTGTGCGTGAGGGGACAACCGAGAACGATTTAGCTATCGAAGCCTATCGTGCCTCAATTGGCAATGGGAGCGAATATATCGCTAATCCATTCTTCGTTGCTGCTGGGACCAGATCTGGCTTTGCCCATGCCACCTGGTCTGGTGGACGGATTCAAAAGGGGGATGTCGTCTACTTTGAGTTGGCCGGATGTGTGCAACGCTACCATGCGGCGCTGATGAGAACAGTAGTGGTCGGTCAGCCCTCAGAAATAATTGATAAGGCTGCTCAGGCAGCCATTAACGCTGTGAATGGCGCTATTAGGACGATGCGGCCAGGGATCATGGCTGGGGAGGTAGACCAGGCGGCTAGAGAAGTCGTCTCCGCGGCCGGCCTCGCGGAGTGTTTCCGTCATCGGACTGGCTACTCTATTGGAATTGCCTATCCACCGGGCTGGACTGAAGGGCATATTATGGATCTCAAGCCTGGGGATCCTAGAATGTTGCAGGCAGGCATGGTGTTCCACTTGCCCCTGGTTCTCCTTGTTCCCAGTGTGGGAGGCATCGGTTTCAGCGAGACTGTTTTAGTTACAAAAGATGGATGTGAAGTGCTAACGAAGGCTGATCGGAGTTTGTTGGTCAGGTAG
- a CDS encoding NAD-dependent epimerase/dehydratase family protein, with the protein MRIVVTGGTGFIGQHLVRELVEDGHQVITLSSKTRVSSLVSEHHQCAIDSLEARSIAARGEAIIHLAGLSEVSLSYKQPFLYNWINALGTLNILEGARETKPLFLFASSQRIYQPQPFPLAEDAPKEPGDPYGYSKLVAEHWVKMYNTLYGMPTVILRFFSVYGPGQLISGDSSGVASILLQRALAGLEMVVEGRQLRDFTYVADVTRAIALILQNPACAGQVYNIATGVATSIEELALLIREVTGMKSALRLVLGDRPACGYVADITRAQKELGYKPLVPLRSGLELYASWLKQIGQDCLESTTDQKTATG; encoded by the coding sequence GTGAGGATTGTTGTTACCGGGGGTACGGGGTTCATCGGCCAGCACCTCGTGCGAGAGTTGGTGGAGGATGGTCATCAGGTGATCACCCTCTCCAGTAAGACGCGGGTATCCTCTTTGGTGAGCGAACATCATCAGTGTGCCATTGATAGTTTGGAGGCGAGAAGCATCGCAGCCAGGGGTGAGGCTATCATTCACCTGGCTGGACTGTCGGAGGTTTCCCTCTCTTACAAGCAGCCCTTCTTATACAACTGGATCAATGCCTTGGGCACGCTGAATATCCTTGAAGGGGCCCGGGAGACTAAGCCTCTTTTCCTTTTTGCCTCCAGTCAGAGGATATATCAGCCTCAGCCTTTCCCCTTGGCTGAGGATGCTCCTAAAGAACCGGGAGATCCATATGGATATTCTAAGTTGGTAGCTGAACACTGGGTTAAAATGTATAACACTCTGTACGGCATGCCTACGGTGATCCTGCGTTTCTTCTCTGTATATGGACCGGGACAATTGATCAGCGGTGATTCCAGTGGGGTAGCTTCCATTCTCCTCCAAAGGGCCTTGGCCGGTCTGGAGATGGTTGTGGAGGGACGGCAGCTGAGAGATTTCACCTATGTGGCTGACGTCACCAGGGCTATAGCCCTGATTTTACAAAACCCCGCTTGTGCCGGACAGGTTTATAATATTGCCACGGGTGTTGCTACCTCCATTGAGGAGTTGGCCCTATTGATTAGAGAAGTTACAGGGATGAAATCGGCGCTGAGGCTTGTGCTTGGTGATCGCCCAGCCTGTGGTTATGTGGCGGACATCACCCGTGCCCAAAAGGAGCTTGGTTACAAACCCTTAGTGCCGCTTCGTTCGGGACTGGAGTTATATGCAAGTTGGCTCAAACAAATTGGCCAAGATTGCCTTGAAAGCACGACCGATCAAAAGACAGCTACAGGATAG
- a CDS encoding NAD-dependent epimerase/dehydratase family protein has translation MAVLVTGVGYMGAKLVEDLLADGQEVVAVENFFSADSKAVQRLQQRPGFHLIRGSVANRRTLERAFTFGPKIGAVFALAAQSSAHPSAASVRYTENTNLLAPRLLLEAMLHYGIKSLVFASSLKVYGDHLTDTVREDTPYGCFQDLAHLSKCYVEKLIEMYASRYALDCFSLRFGIVYGLGPLMKHDYRFMTVPNKFCLQAVWGEELVVQNGRVHGFIHVADASRAMQLVLTNGQFRGYTPLNVVSETTTIGAVARIVSGLGAQRGLVVSIRYMDQTMDDPRTVQVLSSLPAIGFRPERNLEDGLGEVIDHFLQREGKVDQG, from the coding sequence ATGGCCGTTTTAGTGACGGGTGTTGGTTATATGGGGGCTAAGCTGGTCGAAGACCTCCTGGCGGATGGCCAGGAGGTGGTGGCCGTCGAGAATTTCTTTTCCGCTGACTCTAAAGCTGTACAGCGCTTGCAGCAACGACCAGGGTTTCATCTCATCAGGGGAAGTGTGGCCAATCGGAGAACCTTGGAGCGGGCTTTCACCTTTGGTCCAAAGATTGGGGCCGTCTTCGCCCTGGCAGCCCAATCCAGCGCCCATCCGTCGGCAGCCAGTGTTAGATACACAGAAAATACCAACTTACTGGCCCCACGTCTGCTCTTAGAGGCGATGCTCCACTATGGGATTAAGTCCCTGGTATTCGCCAGCTCGTTGAAGGTGTACGGTGACCATTTAACTGACACCGTTCGTGAAGATACACCTTATGGATGTTTCCAAGACCTGGCCCATCTATCGAAGTGTTATGTGGAAAAGCTGATCGAGATGTATGCCTCTCGATATGCATTGGACTGCTTCTCCTTGCGTTTTGGTATAGTTTATGGGCTCGGTCCGCTGATGAAACACGATTATCGCTTTATGACCGTACCTAATAAGTTCTGTCTCCAGGCTGTATGGGGGGAGGAGCTGGTCGTGCAAAATGGCCGGGTTCACGGCTTCATTCATGTAGCCGATGCCTCACGGGCCATGCAACTGGTGCTCACCAACGGGCAATTTCGTGGTTACACGCCACTCAATGTGGTCAGCGAGACGACTACCATCGGGGCCGTAGCCCGGATCGTCTCCGGGCTAGGTGCCCAGCGTGGGCTCGTGGTTAGCATCAGATATATGGATCAAACGATGGATGATCCAAGGACGGTTCAGGTGCTATCCTCGCTCCCGGCTATCGGTTTTCGGCCCGAGCGTAACCTGGAGGATGGGCTTGGCGAGGTGATCGACCATTTTCTCCAGAGAGAAGGGAAGGTGGACCAAGGGTGA
- a CDS encoding TIM barrel protein, translating into MQVGSNKLAKIALKARPIKRQLQDRLQEPWAEGLELYLDVKDVSGSGWHEELTARLGGCITPPGFDYLVEGPLRSLDGSFFDVTNNSESNREVIRRLVSIGLSIKAKAAVIHVIAPTTNPVHFKHGSPEERRARALPLLTYYVELCLQHGLVPTIENIPPIARMRENRFVYSGLGVKPDDLLFFADKLEGLKVTLDVSHAQLYCNALRTDVGEVEQDLVPVLHYYQGVSQVGTLEEYVTALGERIYEVHISNATGLLGEGMPYDQGEINLDLVVDRLLPQAHFLVTEVIEPDPNHAVYMRQAQQKMTCIRQLCGGGGEGRGI; encoded by the coding sequence ATGCAAGTTGGCTCAAACAAATTGGCCAAGATTGCCTTGAAAGCACGACCGATCAAAAGACAGCTACAGGATAGATTGCAGGAACCCTGGGCCGAGGGTTTGGAACTCTACCTCGATGTGAAAGATGTCTCCGGGTCGGGTTGGCACGAGGAGTTGACGGCCAGATTGGGTGGCTGCATAACCCCTCCCGGATTCGATTATCTTGTGGAGGGTCCCCTGCGCTCCTTGGATGGTTCTTTCTTTGATGTCACCAACAACAGTGAATCTAATCGGGAGGTCATTCGGCGCCTGGTGTCCATCGGACTCAGCATCAAGGCTAAGGCCGCAGTCATTCACGTCATCGCGCCTACCACCAACCCTGTTCATTTTAAGCATGGTTCCCCTGAAGAGAGGCGAGCGAGGGCATTGCCGCTCCTGACGTACTATGTCGAATTGTGCCTCCAGCATGGGCTGGTGCCGACTATTGAGAATATCCCTCCTATAGCCCGCATGAGAGAGAATAGATTCGTCTATTCAGGACTCGGCGTCAAGCCGGATGACCTTCTTTTCTTCGCCGACAAGCTCGAGGGGCTTAAGGTAACGTTGGATGTCTCACACGCTCAACTCTATTGCAATGCACTCCGCACCGACGTGGGGGAGGTGGAGCAGGACCTAGTCCCTGTTCTGCACTATTACCAGGGTGTATCCCAGGTCGGCACACTCGAGGAGTATGTAACGGCGCTAGGAGAGCGTATCTATGAGGTACATATATCTAACGCCACTGGCCTGCTGGGAGAGGGCATGCCTTACGATCAGGGTGAGATCAACCTGGACTTGGTCGTGGATCGGTTGCTGCCCCAGGCCCATTTCCTCGTTACTGAAGTGATTGAGCCGGATCCCAACCATGCTGTATATATGCGCCAGGCACAGCAAAAAATGACCTGCATTCGTCAGCTGTGCGGTGGAGGAGGGGAGGGTCGTGGAATCTAG